A single window of Sphingobacterium sp. ML3W DNA harbors:
- a CDS encoding glycerophosphodiester phosphodiesterase family protein: protein MIHILTALRVLLVSSGVLFSVVYAQSDRLLTKLSAKELHIAAHRGAHKQFPENSIPSILEAIKLGVSIVELDIRSTKDGVLILMHDGTVDRTTTGKGKVSHLTYSEIENLYLRDSPAGATTNYRVPTLTEVLRLCKGKIILDIDFKEENKKYVAKTFELIVAENMEDEVLFFLYDHKEMENIYKLNPRITLFPRARKMSDLHEILESKRTSIVHIDHSFDNSDELLKFKDQGVILWLNSLGDTDEQALRNGNTVYDLFLNKYPYVRVIQTDNPGLWNIMVPGSHRQ from the coding sequence ATGATACATATATTAACTGCTCTACGTGTTCTGTTGGTATCTTCAGGCGTTTTGTTTTCAGTTGTTTATGCACAATCCGATCGCCTATTGACAAAGTTGTCGGCAAAAGAACTGCATATTGCTGCTCACCGCGGGGCACACAAGCAATTTCCTGAGAATTCAATTCCCTCCATTTTGGAGGCGATAAAGTTAGGTGTCTCTATCGTGGAGCTCGATATTCGTAGTACTAAAGATGGTGTGCTTATTTTGATGCATGATGGTACTGTAGACCGCACAACTACAGGTAAGGGAAAAGTGAGTCATCTGACCTATTCTGAAATAGAGAACCTGTATTTACGGGATTCACCAGCAGGTGCGACCACTAACTATCGCGTGCCAACGTTGACAGAAGTGCTGCGCCTATGTAAAGGGAAAATTATCTTGGATATTGATTTTAAAGAAGAAAACAAAAAGTATGTTGCAAAAACTTTTGAATTGATTGTTGCAGAAAACATGGAAGACGAAGTTCTTTTTTTTCTATATGACCACAAAGAAATGGAAAATATCTATAAGCTTAATCCTCGTATCACTCTTTTTCCGCGTGCACGAAAAATGAGCGATCTGCATGAGATTTTAGAGTCTAAACGGACTTCAATTGTCCATATTGATCACTCGTTCGATAACTCGGATGAATTACTAAAGTTTAAAGATCAAGGTGTTATTTTATGGTTAAATAGTCTAGGTGATACAGATGAACAGGCTCTTCGGAATGGAAATACGGTTTACGACTTGTTTCTGAATAAATACCCTTATGTTAGGGTCATTCAGACGGATAATCCTGGCCTTTGGAACATTATGGTCCCTGGATCACATCGTCAGTAA
- a CDS encoding purple acid phosphatase family protein, translated as MILKNLILSLSLCCVLCIGTAQTSDRGLYPDRITLTWSDNPSTTQSVTWRINGASNKAVGQVVEEQSSPDLEQAAQTVMGVTSQLKIEGNTADNYGQVSFQGLKAGTVYVYRVGDGTNWSAWNQFRTADIKGDFSFIYLGDAQNDLRSRWSRSIRKAFQQEPNARFIVHAGDLINRSNNDSEWGEWHEGAGFIHQMIPAIPTPGNHEYRRDSLEQLVLDPHWKMHFNLPKNGPVGMQDAVYYVEYQDVRMISLNSQLIMLDSVAARRQEEWLAEVLASSKAKWNIVVMHHPVYSTAKNRDNIILRERFKPIFEKYGVDLVLQGHDHTYARGTAGKVRPVYLLSVAGPKMYGSDSERWMEVSGAQTQLYQVIRVTDSKLYFSSYKLNGQLFDSFELAKK; from the coding sequence ATGATTTTAAAGAATTTAATTTTATCCTTGAGTCTATGCTGTGTCCTATGTATAGGAACAGCACAAACTAGCGATCGTGGGCTATATCCTGATCGTATCACGTTGACGTGGTCAGATAATCCATCAACCACACAGTCTGTCACCTGGAGAATAAATGGTGCTTCTAATAAAGCTGTGGGACAGGTTGTCGAAGAGCAGAGTAGCCCCGATCTGGAGCAAGCAGCGCAGACGGTAATGGGCGTAACGAGTCAATTAAAAATTGAGGGCAATACGGCTGACAACTATGGGCAAGTTTCGTTTCAAGGACTAAAGGCTGGTACTGTATATGTCTACCGCGTAGGGGATGGCACGAATTGGAGTGCTTGGAATCAGTTTCGTACAGCTGATATAAAGGGTGATTTTTCGTTTATTTACCTGGGCGATGCGCAGAATGATTTACGTTCGCGATGGTCCCGATCCATTCGCAAAGCTTTTCAACAGGAACCTAATGCACGTTTTATTGTTCATGCCGGTGATCTGATTAATCGTTCAAATAACGATAGCGAATGGGGAGAATGGCATGAAGGAGCCGGGTTTATCCATCAGATGATACCAGCTATACCTACTCCTGGTAATCATGAATACCGCAGAGATTCTTTGGAGCAGTTGGTATTAGATCCGCATTGGAAAATGCATTTTAATCTTCCTAAAAATGGCCCTGTAGGTATGCAGGATGCGGTATATTATGTAGAGTATCAGGATGTGCGCATGATCTCATTAAATTCACAATTAATCATGCTAGATTCTGTAGCAGCTAGAAGACAAGAAGAATGGTTAGCTGAGGTTTTGGCATCCTCAAAAGCCAAATGGAATATTGTTGTGATGCATCATCCGGTTTATTCAACAGCAAAAAATAGAGACAACATCATCCTACGTGAGCGTTTTAAACCTATTTTCGAAAAGTATGGAGTTGATCTGGTATTGCAGGGACATGATCATACTTATGCAAGAGGTACAGCTGGTAAAGTTCGTCCGGTATATCTCCTTTCTGTGGCAGGACCAAAGATGTATGGTTCCGATTCGGAACGCTGGATGGAAGTATCAGGTGCGCAGACACAGCTCTACCAAGTTATTCGGGTTACAGATAGTAAGCTATACTTTTCAAGCTATAAACTGAATGGACAGTTGTTTGATTCATTCGAACTCGCTAAGAAATAA